A genome region from Triticum aestivum cultivar Chinese Spring chromosome 2B, IWGSC CS RefSeq v2.1, whole genome shotgun sequence includes the following:
- the LOC123042554 gene encoding cytochrome P450 94C1-like: MSSSSKREQMDDAVGLSWEARCAGLAFFSLSIFLVALTAVLLLVRRWPNPWCGCHVCRAYLTGSWAKDFTNLADWYAHLLRESPTGTVHFHVLGCTVTANPANVEYMLKTRFDNFPKGKRFAALLGDLLGGGIFNVDGDAWRHQRKMASLELGSVTVRSYAYKIVAQEVEARLLPVLADAADKGKVIDLQDVFRRFAFDTVCKISFGLDPGCLDLDMPMSDLANAFDTASRLCAMRGAAASPLVWKMKRMLNIGSERELKKAIKLVDDLASAMILQRRSLGFDNSHDLLSRFMASDVAMDDKYLRNIVVSFLLAGRDTVASALTTLFIHLHKNPEVAAAIRGEAGSDKPSTYEHLMSLQYTHAVLFENMRLFPPVQFDSKFCAAADVLPDGTYVEGESRVMYHPYAMGRMPSIWGADYEAFRPDRWLTGPGGSFAPASLYKYPVFQAVLRVCLGKELAITEMKAVGVAVVRAFDVEVVGENGRSGWAPTFVPGLTASISGGLPVRIIKRTLTPNSGFT, from the exons ATGAGCAGCTCATCCAAGAGAGAGCAAATGGATGATGCCGTGGGGCTGTCATGGGAGGCGCGGTGCGCGGGGCTAGCCTTCTTCAGCCTGTCCATCTTCTTGGTGGCCCTCACCGCGGTGCTCCTGCTCGTCCGCCGGTGGCCCAACCCCTGGTGCGGCTGCCACGTGTGCCGGGCTTACCTCACGGGGTCCTGGGCCAAGGACTTCACCAACCTCGCCGACTGGTACGCGCACCTGCTGCGCGAGTCGCCGACAGGCACCGTCCACTTCCACGTCCTCGGCTGCACCGTCACCGCCAACCCTGCCAACGTCGAGTACATGCTCAAGACCCGCTTCGACAACTTCCCCAAGGGCAAGCGCTTCGCCGCGCTCCTCGGCGACCTCCTTGGCGGCGGCATCTTCAACGTCGACGGCGACGCCTGGCGCCACCAGCGCAAGATGGCcagcctcgagctcggcagcgtcACCGTGCGCTCCTACGCCTACAAGATCGTAGCCCAGGAGGTGGAGGCCCGCCTCCTGCCGGTCCTGGCCGACGCCGCCGACAAGGGCAAGGTGATCGACCTCCAGGACGTGTTCCGGCGGTTCGCCTTCGACACCGTCTGCAAGATCTCCTTCGGGCTTGACCCAGGCTGCCTCGACCTCGACATGCCCATGTCCGACCTAGCCAACGCGTTCGACACCGCCTCGCGGCTCTGCGCCATGCGGGGCGCCGCGGCCTCGCCGTTGGTGTGGAAGATGAAGCGGATGCTCAACATTGGGTCAGAGAGGGAGCTTAAGAAGGCCATCAAGCTCGTCGACGACCTCGCGTCGGCCATGATTCTGCAGCGGCGGAGTCTGGGTTTTGACAACAGCCACGACCTTCTGTCCCGCTTCATGGCCTCGGACGTCGCCATGGACGACAAGTATCTCCGCAACATCGTGGTCAGCTTCCTCCTCGCCGGGCGGGATACGGTTGCCTCGGCGCTTACAA CCCTCTTCATCCACTTGCACAAGAACCCTGAGGTCGCGGCCGCCATTCGCGGAGAGGCCGGCAGCGACAAGCCGTCCACCTACGAGCACCTGATGAGCCTGCAGTATACCCACGCGGTGCTGTTCGAGAACATGCGGCTGTTCCCGCCGGTGCAGTTCGACTCCAAGTTCTGCGCTGCCGCGGACGTGCTCCCGGACGGCACCTACGTGGAGGGCGAGTCACGCGTGATGTACCACCCGTACGCCATGGGACGCATGCCCAGCATCTGGGGCGCCGACTACGAGGCGTTCCGCCCCGACCGGTGGCTCACCGGACCCGGCGGTTCGTTCGCGCCGGCGAGCCTGTACAAGTACCCGGTGTTCCAGGCCGTCCTCCGTGTGTGCCTTGGCAAGGAGCTCGCCATAACTGAGATGAAGGCGGTCGGCGTGGCCGTGGTGAGGGCGTTCGACGTGGAGGTGGTCGGAGAGAACGGCCGTAGTGGCTGGGCGCCGACGTTTGTGCCGGGGCTCACGGCGTCCATCAGCGGCGGCCTCCCAGTGAGGATCATCAAACGCACTTTGACTCCGAATTCAGGATTCACATAA